The following proteins come from a genomic window of Papaver somniferum cultivar HN1 unplaced genomic scaffold, ASM357369v1 unplaced-scaffold_65, whole genome shotgun sequence:
- the LOC113343734 gene encoding putative DNA glycosylase At3g47830 isoform X2 gives MHRNSKRKLQCSNGNPEKNPRKASFNVSEPTYNRPTPEECRLVRDKLMDFHGFPEEFAKYRRTPLLGSPHSTVSTHSNPTEVKSEPLGDEDDDDKFFLTKETVLDGLVRTLLSQNTTEINSERAFDSLKSAFPTWENVLAAESKYIENAIKFGGLAVTKAACIKNLLTGLLERRGKLCLEYLRNLSIDDAKKELRGYKGIGPKTLDDFPVDTHVFRITKAMGWVPASSDREKAYIHLNKRIPDELKFDLNCLFVTHGKLCQRCKGGEARKNTSHDDQPCPLSIYCCSTDQK, from the exons ATGCATAGGAATTCCAAGAGAAAGCTTCAGTGTTCCAATGGAAACCCTGAGAAAAATCCTAGAAAAGCAAGTTTCAATGTATCCGAGCCAACGTACAATCGACCAACTCCTGAAGAATGCAGACTTGTTAGAGACAAATTAATGGATTTTCATGGGTTTCCTGAAGAATTCGCCAAATACCGCAGAACCCCTCTTCTGGGTTCTCCTCATTCTACGGTTTCAACCCATTCAAACCCTACTGAGGTAAAATCTGAACCGTtgggtgatgaagatgatgatgataagtttttcTTAACAAAGGAGACTGTTTTGGATGGTTTAGTACGAACCCTATTATCACAGAATACAACTGAGATTAACTCAGAAAGAGCTTTTGATTCTCTCAAATCTGCTTTTCCAACTTGGGAAAAT GTTCTTGCAGCCGAGTCGAAATATATAGAGAATGCAATAAAATTTGGTGGTTTAGCTGTGACAAAAGCTGCTTGTATTAAGAATTTATTGACTGGTTTACTTGAAAGGAGAGGGAAATTATGTTTGGAGTATTTACGGAACTTGTCAATTGATGATGCTAAGAAGGAGCTTCGTGGGTATAAAGGAATTGGACCGAAAACT CTGGACGATTTTCCCGTCGACACTCAC gtatttaggatcacaaagGCTATGGGTTGGGTGCCCGCCAGCTCTGACAGAGAAAAGGCATACATTCATCTCAACAAGCGGATACCCGATGAATTAAAATTTGATTTGAATTGTTTGTTTGTCACACATGGGAAGCTTTGCCAGAGATGCAAAGGAGGGGAAGCACGTAAAAACACCTCCCATGATGACCAACCTTGTCCTTTGTCCATTTACTGTTGCAGCACTgaccaaaaataa
- the LOC113343734 gene encoding putative DNA glycosylase At3g47830 isoform X1: MHRNSKRKLQCSNGNPEKNPRKASFNVSEPTYNRPTPEECRLVRDKLMDFHGFPEEFAKYRRTPLLGSPHSTVSTHSNPTEVKSEPLGDEDDDDKFFLTKETVLDGLVRTLLSQNTTEINSERAFDSLKSAFPTWENVLAAESKYIENAIKFGGLAVTKAACIKNLLTGLLERRGKLCLEYLRNLSIDDAKKELRGYKGIGPKTVACVLMFQLQLDDFPVDTHVFRITKAMGWVPASSDREKAYIHLNKRIPDELKFDLNCLFVTHGKLCQRCKGGEARKNTSHDDQPCPLSIYCCSTDQK; the protein is encoded by the exons ATGCATAGGAATTCCAAGAGAAAGCTTCAGTGTTCCAATGGAAACCCTGAGAAAAATCCTAGAAAAGCAAGTTTCAATGTATCCGAGCCAACGTACAATCGACCAACTCCTGAAGAATGCAGACTTGTTAGAGACAAATTAATGGATTTTCATGGGTTTCCTGAAGAATTCGCCAAATACCGCAGAACCCCTCTTCTGGGTTCTCCTCATTCTACGGTTTCAACCCATTCAAACCCTACTGAGGTAAAATCTGAACCGTtgggtgatgaagatgatgatgataagtttttcTTAACAAAGGAGACTGTTTTGGATGGTTTAGTACGAACCCTATTATCACAGAATACAACTGAGATTAACTCAGAAAGAGCTTTTGATTCTCTCAAATCTGCTTTTCCAACTTGGGAAAAT GTTCTTGCAGCCGAGTCGAAATATATAGAGAATGCAATAAAATTTGGTGGTTTAGCTGTGACAAAAGCTGCTTGTATTAAGAATTTATTGACTGGTTTACTTGAAAGGAGAGGGAAATTATGTTTGGAGTATTTACGGAACTTGTCAATTGATGATGCTAAGAAGGAGCTTCGTGGGTATAAAGGAATTGGACCGAAAACT GTGGCTTGTGTTCTGATGTTCCAACTTCAGCTGGACGATTTTCCCGTCGACACTCAC gtatttaggatcacaaagGCTATGGGTTGGGTGCCCGCCAGCTCTGACAGAGAAAAGGCATACATTCATCTCAACAAGCGGATACCCGATGAATTAAAATTTGATTTGAATTGTTTGTTTGTCACACATGGGAAGCTTTGCCAGAGATGCAAAGGAGGGGAAGCACGTAAAAACACCTCCCATGATGACCAACCTTGTCCTTTGTCCATTTACTGTTGCAGCACTgaccaaaaataa
- the LOC113343630 gene encoding uncharacterized protein LOC113343630 isoform X2: MSRPQVTITLGHTGQVVKRTPGSGETFRSDYGSVSGSKRSVRDRLGNGGDQPYNNKRQKHQGTQVNKDDLRFKLLRKKELSMDLREKLSRTVLPPLRVDPRERERDPKETGLIRRMPPARSQDDLEMESYRKSYAAWNLDGLRRRSPDRLVCTSRSRGVSPPRVIQVRRQVRPVEASRPSPMMNRDVVSVPRPTTLVRKPTLPVEGAKPVLRLAPQTASGVVQKSPYMGEQPVQPVTVASLLQTLGLSKYSIMFQAEEVDMPALRQMGDSDLKELGIPMGPRKKILLAIAPRVRRHPPM, translated from the exons ATGTCGAGACCCCAGGTTACTATTACCTTGGGGCATACTGGTCAG GTTGTGAAGAGAACTCCTGGTTCAGGGGAGACATTTCGTTCTGACTATGGAAGTGTATCTGGAAGTAAACGATCAGTAAGAGATAGATTGGGGAACGGAGGAGATCAACCTTACAACAACAAAAG GCAGAAGCATCAAG GTACCCAAGTTAATAAAGATGACCTAAGATTCAAACTCTTGCGCAAAAAAGAACTTAGCATGGATCTCCGTGAAAAGTTGTCGAGAACAGTTTTGCCTCCATTGAGAGTTGATCCACGAGAGCGTGAGAGAGATCCAAAGGAAACTGGTCTTATAAGGCGTATGCCTCCTGCAAGAAGTCAAGATGACTTAGAGATGGAATCATACAGGAAATCTTACGCGGCCTGGAATTTAGATGGGTTAAGGCGTAGATCCCCTGATAGACTTGTATGCACATCTAGATCTAGAGGTGTTTCGCCGCCAAGGGTAATTCAAGTCCGTCGACAAGTTAGGCCAGTTGAAGCTTCAAGACCCTCTCCTATGATGAACAGAGATGTCGTTTCTGTTCCGAGGCCAACAACTTTAGTGCGAAAACCTACCTTACCTGTTGAGGGTGCAAAGCCAGTACTCCGGCTTGCTCCACAAACTGCCTCTGGAGTAGTGCAGAAAAGCCCATATATG GGTGAGCAACCAGTGCAACCAGTTACTGTCGCTAGCCTGTTGCAGACACTTGGTTTGAGTAAATATTCTATCATGTTTCAAGCTGAAGAA GTGGACATGCCAGCCTTGAGGCAAATGGGAGACAGCGACCTCAAAGAGTTGGGAATACCTATG GGACCAAGGAAGAAGATTCTCCTCGCCATTGCGCCTCGTGTCAGACGACATCCGCCAATGTGA
- the LOC113343630 gene encoding uncharacterized protein LOC113343630 isoform X1, protein MSRPQVTITLGHTGQVVKRTPGSGETFRSDYGSVSGSKRSVRDRLGNGGDQPYNNKRQKHQGNRSLADGTQVNKDDLRFKLLRKKELSMDLREKLSRTVLPPLRVDPRERERDPKETGLIRRMPPARSQDDLEMESYRKSYAAWNLDGLRRRSPDRLVCTSRSRGVSPPRVIQVRRQVRPVEASRPSPMMNRDVVSVPRPTTLVRKPTLPVEGAKPVLRLAPQTASGVVQKSPYMGEQPVQPVTVASLLQTLGLSKYSIMFQAEEVDMPALRQMGDSDLKELGIPMGPRKKILLAIAPRVRRHPPM, encoded by the exons ATGTCGAGACCCCAGGTTACTATTACCTTGGGGCATACTGGTCAG GTTGTGAAGAGAACTCCTGGTTCAGGGGAGACATTTCGTTCTGACTATGGAAGTGTATCTGGAAGTAAACGATCAGTAAGAGATAGATTGGGGAACGGAGGAGATCAACCTTACAACAACAAAAG GCAGAAGCATCAAGGTAATAGGAGTTTGGCTGATG GTACCCAAGTTAATAAAGATGACCTAAGATTCAAACTCTTGCGCAAAAAAGAACTTAGCATGGATCTCCGTGAAAAGTTGTCGAGAACAGTTTTGCCTCCATTGAGAGTTGATCCACGAGAGCGTGAGAGAGATCCAAAGGAAACTGGTCTTATAAGGCGTATGCCTCCTGCAAGAAGTCAAGATGACTTAGAGATGGAATCATACAGGAAATCTTACGCGGCCTGGAATTTAGATGGGTTAAGGCGTAGATCCCCTGATAGACTTGTATGCACATCTAGATCTAGAGGTGTTTCGCCGCCAAGGGTAATTCAAGTCCGTCGACAAGTTAGGCCAGTTGAAGCTTCAAGACCCTCTCCTATGATGAACAGAGATGTCGTTTCTGTTCCGAGGCCAACAACTTTAGTGCGAAAACCTACCTTACCTGTTGAGGGTGCAAAGCCAGTACTCCGGCTTGCTCCACAAACTGCCTCTGGAGTAGTGCAGAAAAGCCCATATATG GGTGAGCAACCAGTGCAACCAGTTACTGTCGCTAGCCTGTTGCAGACACTTGGTTTGAGTAAATATTCTATCATGTTTCAAGCTGAAGAA GTGGACATGCCAGCCTTGAGGCAAATGGGAGACAGCGACCTCAAAGAGTTGGGAATACCTATG GGACCAAGGAAGAAGATTCTCCTCGCCATTGCGCCTCGTGTCAGACGACATCCGCCAATGTGA